CACCTCCCCGAGTCCGGCGCCATCCTCCACTATCTGGCGGAGGGCACCCCCTACCTGCCCGATGACAAACTGGACCGCGCCCGGGCCTTGGCGTGGATGCTATTCGAGCAGAACGGCCACGAGCCCTACCTGGCTATCGCCCGCAGCATCTCCAATAACTACCCCGCCGACCACCCCCGCCGGGAGGAACTGCCCGGCCTGCTGTCCCGGGGCAACGCCGCCCTGGCCGTCATGGAGCAGCACCTCGCCCGCCACGACTACTTCGCCGGCGCCGCCTACTCCATCGCCGACATCGCCCTGTTCGCCTACACCCACGTGGCTGCGGAGGGGGGCTTCGACCTGGCCGCCTACCCTGCCGTGGGCCGCTGGCTGGAGCGGGTCAGGGGGCAGAAAGGGTTTGTGGAGCTGTAGGGAAAGCTACACCTCGCCCAGCACGTACTGCGCCAGGGCGGTAATGGTAAGCGCCGGGTCCACCCCCAGATTCACCGGCACTACCGAGCCGTCCACCGCGTAGAGCCCCGCATATCCGTGTACCCGCCCCGCCGGTCGGTGACCCCCTCCTCCGGGGTGGCCCCCATCCCGCAGTCGCCCAGGATGTGGGCCGTGGTGGCCGTGTTCAGCACGACCTCCGGCAGGACGCTGAGCGGATCGCTGCCGCCAGGATGGCGCAGGAGCTCTCCATGAACGCCCGGGAGGATTTCCACAGGTCATGCACGGTACTGGCCGGAGAGGACCACGGCTCGGTGGTCCACCGCAGCATCTATGGCTGGTTGGAAGCGCTCTTCGACGGTTGGAACTTCACCATCAACGTCGACCTGGCCGGACAGGACGGCCTGCAGGTGGCCGTCGATCACTATCAGTGTCTGTCCGAGCGCCTCGGCTACACCGTCTCACCCCCGGAGGGAAAGATCAACACGCTGGGCTACTTTTATCTGCGGCAGGAGGACCCCAAAAAGGCCGTCCGGACCTTTGAGTACAATGTGAAGCACTTCCCCAAGTCGGCCAACGTCTACGACAGCCTGGGCGACGGCCTCAAGGCCGACGGCAACCTGAGAAAGGCCCTGCGCAACTACCCCAACGCGGTGAAACTGGGCGAGAAATACGGCTCGCCGTTCATGGAGCCCTGCCGCCGCAATGTGCCGGCGACCCAGGCCGCCCTGGAGTCGATCTAGCCTAGCGGCCGCCCCCCTTTAGCATAACCGCCGACAGCAGGAAACTGACCCCCGCAAAAGCCGCGTTGACGCCCATGGTCCAGTGGTAGGCTCCCAGCCGCGCCGCTGCCACCAGCCGGGCTATCGCGGCCCCCTCATCCGGCGATAGGTCCGCTGGCAGCACCGCCGTTCCCAGTGCCGGTTGCTGCTGCAATGCCTCCGCCACCACGCTGCTCAGCCCCGTCCCGTCCAGCCCCTGCCCGAAGGTCGTGGCCAAAACGCCCCCCAGCAGTGCCATGGCCAGCAGGCCCGAAACGCGGGCCACCGTGTTGTTCAGCCCTGAGGCCACCCCGGAGTGCTCGTCCCGAACCGCTACGGCCAGCTTGGTGAGTGGCGCCACGAACAGCGCCATCCCCAGGCCGATAGAGAGCAAGGGTGGCAGGAAGTGACGCAGATAAG
The genomic region above belongs to Candidatus Neomarinimicrobiota bacterium and contains:
- a CDS encoding glutathione S-transferase family protein, with the protein product YGMMTSGNCYKVRLLLAHLGEEYDWEEIPSTRVKPRTPEFLALTPMGKVPLLELPTGEHLPESGAILHYLAEGTPYLPDDKLDRARALAWMLFEQNGHEPYLAIARSISNNYPADHPRREELPGLLSRGNAALAVMEQHLARHDYFAGAAYSIADIALFAYTHVAAEGGFDLAAYPAVGRWLERVRGQKGFVEL